In one Gopherus evgoodei ecotype Sinaloan lineage chromosome 1, rGopEvg1_v1.p, whole genome shotgun sequence genomic region, the following are encoded:
- the C1H13orf42 gene encoding uncharacterized protein C13orf42 homolog, whose product MFKKIQSIFHPNSHRRSMADDIPCYDGTGSAVRLIRSSSMYTLGGEQQRLNESLKKCKSTTSIESCAYFQQQEEDRAWMYSKTQHCLQYLQDLLALRKKYLDSINDIKSVNMTSEISLESTKSSKMGKKPLHPLPTRHSSKISMEKRVPHSNPDVREAIAFLDSVIADLDAERWQKVPVTDLPNADVDFDVATSTRQHSLHSNWILRAPQSRSQDALQIAEAASQSKRNSQRRTTGSRKRLERYPIYLPTAVEGAFSTLKFKPKSCTKD is encoded by the exons ATGTTCAAAAAGATCCAATCAATTTTTCACCCCAACTCCCATAGGAGGAGTATGGCTGATGATATCCCTTGCTATGATGGCACAGGCTCTGCTGTAAGGCTGATCCGCAGCAGCTCTATGTACACTCTTGGAGGTGAGCAGCAGAGACTCAATGAATCCTTGAAAAAATGCAAAAGTACCACCAGTATAGAATCATGTGCATACTTCCAGCAGCAAGAGGAAGACAGGGCCTGGATGTATTCCAAGACTCAGCATTGCTTGCAGTACTTACAGGATCTATTAGCTTTGAgaaaaaaataccttgacagcatCAATGACATAAAATCCGTGAACATGACATCAGAAATTTCTCTGGAGTCAACAAAATCCTCCAAAATGGGGAAAAAGCCACTACACCCACTTCCCACCAGGCACTCCTCTAAG ATATCAATGGAGAAAAGAGTCCCACACTCCAATCCAGATGTAAGAGAGGCAATAGCTTTCTTGGACTCGGTGATTGCAGATCTGGATGCAGAGAGATGGCAGAAAGTTCCTGTGACAGATCTCCCAAACGCAGATGTTGACTTTGATG TTGCTACCAGCACTCGTCAGCACAGTTTacattcaaactggattctccgtGCCCCTCAGAGTCGCTCCCAAGATGCCTTGCAAATAGCagaggcagcaagccagtctaaAAGAAACAGCCAGAGACGAACAACTGGCTCCAGAAAGAGATTGGAAAGATATCCGATTTATCTACCCACAGCTGTGGAAGGGGCATTCAGCACTTTAAAATTTAAACCAAAATCATGTACGAAGGACTAG